A stretch of the Ictidomys tridecemlineatus isolate mIctTri1 chromosome 5, mIctTri1.hap1, whole genome shotgun sequence genome encodes the following:
- the LOC101965131 gene encoding olfactory receptor 4K3, giving the protein MDGGNQSTVSEFVLLGLGHSWSMQVLLFMIFLLLYVIIVSGNIVIVTLIITDPHLHSPMYFFLANLSFVDMWLSSVTTPKMITDFLRENKTISFAGCMCQIFFAHFIAASEMVLLVSMAYDRYVAICKPLHYSTIMSLQRCTGLVVSSWTTGFVHAMSHLAVIVQLPFCGPRKIDSFFCDMPLVIKLACMDSYNLDILMNVDCGFVAVTSFILLLISYTYILLSVSQRSKSGASKALSTCSAHFTVVVIFFVPCIFIYVWPLNITWLDKFLAVFYSVFTPLLNPAIYTLRNKEIKKALKRFRSYYVGSQEKA; this is encoded by the coding sequence ATGGATGGAGGAAATCAGTCCACAGTGTCAGAATTTGTGCTTCTGGGACTTGGCCACTCATGGAGTATGCAGGTCTTACTCTTCATGATATTTTTGCTGCTTTATGTGATCATTGTATCTGGAAATATTGTCATTGTGACCTTAATCATCACTGACCCTCATCTCCAttcccccatgtacttctttttGGCTAACCTGTCCTTTGTTGATATGTGGCTTTCCTCAGTCACCACTCCAAAGATGATCACAGACTTTCTCAGAGAGAACAAAACCATTTCCTTTGCAGGTTGCATGTGCCAAATCTTCTTTGCCCATTTCATTGCAGCAAGTGAAATGGTGCTTCTGGTGtccatggcctatgaccgctatgtggccatctgcaaaccaCTTCATTACTCCACCATTATGAGCCTGCAAAGGTGCACTGGGCTGGTGGTTTCTTCCTGGACCACTGGCTTTGTGCATGCCATGAGTCACCTGGCTGTGATAGTGCAGTTGCCTTTCTGTGGCCCCAGGAAAATAGACAGCTTCTTCTGTGATATGCCTCTGGTGATCAAGCTGGCCTGCATGGATTCCTATAATTTAGACATTTTAATGAATGTTGACTGTGGGTTTGTGGCTGTAACCAGCTTTATTCTCTTGCTGATATCGTACACATATATTCTTCTCAGTGTTTCCCAGAGATCTAAAAGTGGTGCATCTAAAGCCCTGTCCACCTGCAGTGCCCACTTCACAGTTGTGGTGATCTTTTTTGTGCCCTGTATCTTCATTTATGTGTGGCCACTCAACATCACCTGGTTGGACAAATTTCTTGctgtgttttattctgtttttacacCTCTCCTCAATCCGGCCATTTATacattaagaaataaagagattaaaaaggcTTTGAAAAGATTCAGGAGTTATTATGTAGGTTCCCAGGAAAAGGCTTAA